One region of Wyeomyia smithii strain HCP4-BCI-WySm-NY-G18 chromosome 3, ASM2978416v1, whole genome shotgun sequence genomic DNA includes:
- the LOC129729855 gene encoding methionine aminopeptidase 1D, mitochondrial — translation MRLLTRYCDFKILGGKRSFFGRKKYDLGTCNLVEPGIISPERAVPDHIVKPDYYFGYKPPGSDDGQPEIKTVDQIHGMRESCRLAANILKKTCDITKEGLTTDEIDAYVHNEVIKANAYPSPLRYMGFPKSVCTSVNNVACHGIPDDRKLMNGDIINIDITVYYKGYHGDCSRTVLIGNVDERGCHLVSSTEASLNEAIRCCGPGQALCVIGRTISRFAKRRKLTVMPAFLGHGIGSYFHGPPNIFHFKNDYPGTMLPGMTYTIEPVLTLGDIEAEVLEDGWTAVSVDNARSAQFEHTILITEDGCEVLTLPD, via the exons ATGCGATTGCTAACCAGATAttgtgattttaaaatattaggAGGAAAACGTTCGTTTTTCGGCAGGAAGAA GTACGATCTAGGAACATGCAACCTTGTCGAACCAGGGATAATTTCGCCGGAAAGAGCGGTTCCTGACCACATCGTTAaaccggattattactttggttACAAACCACCGGGCTCGGATGATGGACAGCCGGAAATAAAAACTGTGGACCAAATTCACGGCATGCGAGAAAGTTGCCGGCTAGCTGCAAATATACTGAAAAAGACTTGCGATATCACGAAG GAAGGCCTAACTACCGATGAAATCGATGCTTATGTGCACAACGAAGTAATCAAAGCAAATGCCTATCCATCACCGTTACGATATATGGGATTTCCGAAGTCGGTTTGCACATCGGTTAACAATGTGGCATGCCACGGAATTCCAGATGATCGTAAACTCATGAACGGGGATATAATTAATATAGACATAACGGTTTACTATAAGGGATATCATGGAGATTGTTCTAGGACAGTTCTGATAGGCAACGTCGACGAACGAGGGTGCCATCTGGTGAGTTCTACGGAAGCAAGTCTCAACGAGGCTATTCGATGCTGTGGTCCAGGACAAGCTCTGTGCGTTATAGGAAGGACGATTTCGAGGTTCGCCAAGCGCAGAAAGTTAACTGTGATGCCGGCATTTTTGGGACACGGTATCGGAAGCTACTTCCACGGTCCACCTAATATATTTCATTTTA AAAATGACTACCCAGGTACAATGCTGCCCGGTATGACATACACCATCGAGCCAGTTTTGACGCTGGGTGACATAGAGGCAGAGGTACTTGAAGACGGCTGGACCGCTGTATCGGTTGACAACGCTAGGAGTGCCCAATTCGAACATACAATTCTGATTACCGAGGATGGTTGTGAAGTGCTCACTCTGCCGGATTAG
- the LOC129729531 gene encoding cilia- and flagella-associated protein 20 codes for MFKNTFQSGFLSILYSIGSKPLQIWDKKVRNGHIKRITDQDIQSLVLEIIGTNVSTTYITCPADPKKTLGIKLPFLVMIIKNLKKYFTFEVQVLDDKNVRRRFRASNYQSTTRVKPFICTMPMRLDEGWNQIQFNLSDFTRRAYGTNYVETLRVQIHANCRIRRVYFSDRLYSEDELPAEFKLFLPIQKPQSKAIAQQAC; via the exons atgttcaaaaataccTTCCAGTCCGGGTTTCTATCGATTCTGTACAGTATCGGTAGCAAACCGCTCCAAATTTGGGATAAAAAAGTACGAAACGGACACATCAAGCGTATCACCGATCAGGATATTCAATCGTTGGTGCTGGAAATTATCGGAACCAATGTGAGCACAACGTATATCACTTGTCCAGCCGACCCGAAAAAGACATTGGGCATCAAACTACCATTCCTGGTGATGATTATAAAGAATCTGAAAAAATACTTTACTTTCGAAGTTCAG gtcCTAGACGACAAGAACGTCCGACGGCGTTTTAGGGCAAGCAACTATCAGTCAACTACCCGAGTAAAACCATTTATTTGCACGATGCCCATGCGGCTAGATGAGGGGTGGAACCAGATTCAATTTAATCTGTCCGACTTCACCCGTCGTGCTTATGGAACCAATTATGTGGAAACACTCCGTGTTCAAATACATGCCAACTGTAGGATACGAAGGGTATACTTTTCGGATCGCCTGTACTCTGAGGATGAACTGCCAGCAGAATTCAAATTGTTCCTACCCATTCAGAAGCCCCAATCGAAGGCAATTGCTCAGCAGGCTTGCTAA